The following are encoded in a window of Aromatoleum petrolei genomic DNA:
- a CDS encoding SDR family NAD(P)-dependent oxidoreductase encodes MSERKLDGRVAIVTGAAGGLGAESARVLAMHGASVAITDIDLDGARKVAAEIESGGGRAIAVRADVSSEADVAAMVAAAVDRFGRVDVLYSNAAILSVEQRERDRDVANMDVEAWDRAMAVNLRGSMLCAKYAIREMLKQKKGSLIFATSGLGAQGDLSLSAYAASKAALMMLSKSIATQYGKEGIRSNALQIGLAPAENAHGSMPPAVIQIIRDNHLTPDVGTPRQIADVVAFLASDESSFVTGTTLVADGGFSCHTPSLVAMKALFAQTGAKGM; translated from the coding sequence ATGAGCGAGCGAAAACTGGATGGCCGTGTCGCGATCGTGACCGGGGCGGCCGGCGGCCTCGGCGCCGAATCGGCCCGCGTGCTGGCGATGCACGGTGCGAGTGTGGCAATCACGGACATCGATCTCGACGGCGCACGCAAGGTGGCCGCCGAGATCGAGTCGGGCGGTGGGCGCGCGATTGCCGTGCGGGCCGACGTCTCGTCCGAGGCGGACGTCGCGGCGATGGTCGCGGCGGCGGTGGACCGCTTCGGGCGAGTGGATGTCCTGTACAGCAATGCGGCGATCCTGAGCGTCGAGCAACGCGAGCGCGACCGCGACGTTGCCAACATGGACGTCGAGGCGTGGGACCGCGCGATGGCGGTGAATCTGCGCGGTTCGATGCTGTGCGCCAAGTATGCGATCCGCGAGATGCTCAAGCAGAAGAAAGGCTCCCTGATCTTCGCGACCTCGGGGCTCGGCGCCCAAGGCGACCTGTCGCTGTCGGCCTACGCCGCTTCGAAGGCGGCGCTGATGATGCTCAGCAAGTCGATCGCGACCCAGTACGGCAAGGAGGGCATTCGCTCAAACGCGCTGCAGATCGGCCTCGCGCCGGCGGAGAACGCCCACGGGAGCATGCCGCCGGCCGTGATCCAGATCATCCGCGACAATCACCTCACGCCCGATGTCGGCACCCCGCGCCAGATCGCCGACGTGGTGGCCTTCCTCGCGTCCGACGAGTCGTCCTTCGTGACCGGCACGACGCTGGTCGCCGATGGCGGTTTCTCATGCCACACGCCCTCGCTTGTCGCAATGAAGGCCCTCTTCGCTCAGACCGGCGCGAAGGGAATGTAA
- a CDS encoding phytoene desaturase family protein, whose product MSEQYDIVVAGGGHNGLVAACYLAKAGLKVCVVEKNDKVGGGVMTRELTAPGFKHDVCSVAHTLLQANPLLRNDELQLKSKFGLKYINPDKMTAIFYDDGTTLEFYTDLEQTAQAIAKFSQKDAEAYRRFNKEVFQNLDMMVMGMFHAPPNAGAQAVMMEQSVVGQSLMRTQSMSAWDFICEWFEHPKVRIALARYASEAMMNPFNNGTGFGFYIILPFMHRYGVGIPVGGSGAFADKLRECFESHGGAVRVNAPVKQMRMDGSKVTGVVLESGEEIIAKKGVISTMHVQQVFPHMVPGANLPEGFEPRIRGLKRNSFQPFNLHLALHEAPQYKVGPAVDDFFWVERSHSDWEEFARAFSDLEYGIPRRDFVAYVMQDVYDKTRAPEGKRVLNMYAFCPYNVKGGPQRWDEIGKEIAYGFLDDLRKLTTNMGDDNIIGFSWFTPLDIERHNNAMIGADILHFGSYNWQIAGNRPAPGYGQYKSPVAGLYMAGASTHPGGGVTAASGRNAAQVVLEDLGMDFDDLIEN is encoded by the coding sequence ATGAGCGAACAATACGACATCGTGGTCGCCGGTGGTGGCCACAACGGTCTGGTGGCCGCGTGCTACCTGGCGAAGGCGGGACTGAAGGTATGCGTCGTCGAGAAAAACGACAAGGTCGGCGGCGGCGTCATGACGCGCGAGCTGACGGCGCCGGGCTTCAAGCATGACGTCTGCTCGGTCGCACACACCCTGCTGCAGGCCAACCCATTGCTGCGCAACGACGAACTGCAGCTGAAATCGAAGTTCGGGCTGAAGTACATCAACCCCGACAAGATGACTGCGATCTTCTACGACGACGGGACCACGCTCGAGTTCTACACCGACCTTGAGCAGACTGCCCAAGCGATCGCAAAATTCTCGCAGAAGGATGCGGAAGCCTACCGGCGCTTCAACAAGGAGGTTTTCCAGAACCTCGACATGATGGTGATGGGCATGTTCCATGCACCCCCGAACGCGGGGGCGCAAGCCGTGATGATGGAGCAGAGCGTGGTCGGGCAATCGCTGATGCGAACCCAGTCGATGAGCGCATGGGACTTCATCTGCGAATGGTTCGAGCACCCCAAGGTGCGCATCGCGTTGGCCCGCTATGCCTCGGAAGCCATGATGAACCCGTTCAACAACGGCACGGGATTCGGTTTCTACATCATTCTGCCCTTCATGCACCGCTACGGTGTCGGCATTCCCGTCGGCGGCTCGGGCGCCTTCGCGGACAAGCTGCGGGAGTGCTTCGAATCGCATGGCGGCGCGGTACGCGTCAATGCACCCGTCAAGCAGATGCGCATGGATGGCAGCAAGGTGACGGGCGTCGTGCTCGAATCGGGCGAGGAGATCATCGCGAAGAAAGGCGTCATCTCGACGATGCACGTGCAACAGGTGTTCCCGCACATGGTGCCGGGCGCGAATCTGCCGGAAGGATTCGAGCCGCGGATTCGGGGGCTGAAACGCAACAGCTTCCAGCCCTTCAACCTGCACCTCGCGCTGCACGAGGCGCCGCAGTACAAGGTCGGACCGGCGGTGGACGATTTCTTCTGGGTCGAGCGTTCGCACTCCGACTGGGAGGAGTTCGCACGCGCCTTCTCCGATCTCGAATACGGCATCCCGCGCCGCGACTTCGTCGCCTACGTGATGCAGGACGTCTATGACAAGACGCGGGCACCCGAGGGCAAGCGTGTGCTCAACATGTACGCGTTCTGCCCCTACAACGTAAAGGGCGGCCCGCAGCGTTGGGACGAGATCGGCAAGGAAATCGCTTACGGATTCCTCGACGACCTGCGCAAGCTCACGACCAATATGGGCGACGACAACATCATCGGTTTCTCGTGGTTCACACCGCTCGATATCGAGCGCCACAACAACGCGATGATCGGTGCGGACATCCTGCACTTCGGCTCGTACAACTGGCAGATCGCGGGCAACCGCCCCGCCCCGGGCTACGGGCAGTACAAGTCGCCGGTGGCAGGTCTGTACATGGCGGGCGCGTCCACCCATCCGGGGGGCGGAGTCACCGCAGCGTCCGGACGCAATGCGGCACAGGTGGTGTTGGAAGACCTGGGCATGGATTTCGACGACCTCATCGAAAACTGA
- a CDS encoding aromatic-ring-hydroxylating dioxygenase subunit beta, with the protein MLQQLLEPTPLPPSIKANRIPSGSDTYNEVLDFLYDEAEMLDNLRLGEWAELLTKDLEYNAPLRHTRSTSQFDQTYSRNVQHLHENYGSMLMRVKRITDTKSAWGEDPPSRIKRLVTNVRVYRIDDSDDLKVESYLLLTRSRFDFDYFDLIPCVRHDILRREDGALKLARREILLDQVVIGTPNLGVIL; encoded by the coding sequence ATGCTTCAGCAACTGCTCGAACCGACTCCGCTGCCGCCCTCGATCAAGGCGAACCGTATTCCCTCCGGCAGCGATACCTACAACGAGGTTCTCGACTTCCTCTACGACGAAGCCGAAATGCTCGACAACCTGCGCCTCGGCGAATGGGCGGAGCTGCTCACCAAGGACCTCGAATATAACGCGCCCCTGCGCCACACGCGTTCGACGTCACAGTTCGACCAGACCTATTCGCGCAACGTCCAGCACCTGCACGAGAATTACGGCTCGATGCTCATGCGGGTCAAGCGCATTACCGACACCAAGAGCGCCTGGGGCGAGGATCCGCCATCGCGCATCAAGCGTCTGGTCACGAACGTACGCGTCTACCGAATCGACGACAGCGATGACCTGAAGGTCGAGAGCTATCTGCTCCTCACACGCAGCCGTTTCGATTTCGACTACTTCGACCTGATCCCCTGCGTCCGCCACGACATTCTGCGCCGCGAGGATGGCGCGCTGAAACTCGCTCGCCGCGAGATCCTGCTCGACCAAGTCGTCATCGGCACCCCCAACCTGGGCGTGATCCTTTAG
- a CDS encoding oxygenase codes for MSEVPMMDAVGREAEATSKRDWVPINLDLRDTWFPVAYSADIGQRAVRRIVHAQDVYLWRDGGRLYAAEFRPDRLEAMRAGASAFTNGSGFYPAVERYGYIWAWYGNPDNAHEELIPNIPFLPPDGQGIPRYTQRAVRFDAASPLSVENLIDLTHADFLHANAIGDGQSENDVVEVHSTSETVTRIRNVTRKSVAPVMRWIGGVRAQYQDLRAVLHVHLRNNVCISYPNFTPGYPIPNVQPFVPVGKHRSRVDQTNYTVHAPAPFRWLMPRISYVIQPQDNSVLRPQNARYFESTERRDLSSRFDGPGNRYRLLMVRLAERQQRGDFGYGADADPSADISAVLGMRG; via the coding sequence ATGAGCGAAGTCCCGATGATGGATGCGGTAGGGCGCGAAGCGGAGGCGACCTCCAAGCGCGACTGGGTACCGATCAATCTCGATCTGCGCGACACCTGGTTTCCGGTCGCCTACAGTGCCGACATCGGCCAGCGGGCGGTACGCCGTATTGTCCATGCGCAGGACGTATATCTATGGCGCGATGGCGGGAGGTTATATGCGGCCGAGTTCCGCCCCGACCGCCTCGAGGCGATGCGCGCAGGTGCAAGTGCCTTCACGAACGGCTCCGGTTTCTATCCGGCCGTCGAGCGCTACGGGTATATCTGGGCGTGGTACGGAAACCCCGATAATGCGCACGAGGAACTGATCCCGAACATCCCCTTCCTGCCGCCCGATGGTCAGGGGATCCCTCGCTACACGCAGCGCGCGGTGCGTTTCGATGCGGCCTCGCCGCTGTCCGTCGAGAACCTCATCGATCTGACACATGCCGACTTCCTGCATGCCAACGCGATCGGTGACGGCCAGTCCGAGAACGATGTCGTCGAGGTCCATTCGACCTCCGAGACGGTGACTCGCATCCGCAACGTCACCCGCAAGTCGGTGGCACCGGTGATGCGCTGGATCGGAGGCGTACGCGCCCAATACCAGGATCTGCGCGCAGTGCTGCATGTCCATCTGCGCAACAACGTGTGCATCTCTTACCCGAACTTCACCCCGGGCTATCCGATTCCGAACGTGCAGCCCTTTGTACCAGTCGGCAAGCACCGTTCTCGCGTTGACCAGACGAACTACACCGTCCATGCGCCGGCACCGTTTCGCTGGCTGATGCCGCGCATCTCCTACGTGATCCAGCCACAGGACAACTCGGTGCTGCGCCCTCAGAACGCGCGCTATTTCGAGTCCACCGAACGCCGCGACCTGAGCTCGCGTTTCGACGGCCCCGGCAACCGCTACCGATTGCTGATGGTGCGTCTCGCCGAGAGGCAGCAGCGCGGGGACTTCGGCTACGGCGCCGATGCCGACCCGAGTGCCGACATTTCGGCAGTGCTCGGCATGCGGGGCTGA
- a CDS encoding quinone oxidoreductase family protein: MKAAVISERGAAPVVQEFPEPASQEGAVLIDMDTAGLGGWDVLGAYRLGVQYPCVIRGEGVGRAPDGRRVYFGERSVMPFGAWAERTLVPADEVWDVPDDVDDKTAITMGIAATGALVPLEQANIQRGEQVLVLGATGTLGQVALQLARYLGAGRVVAAARSAETLQRLKTRGIADEVVALGSENDVAALKDAAGDGFDVVLDLVCGQPMLNALKATRWGARIMTIGTGAGRQINLDIADLLFRTLSCVGTGQRPPADRRAIWERLLRIAHTENIQVDYADYTLDQAVEAWASQIAGPHAKITARIRG; the protein is encoded by the coding sequence ATGAAAGCAGCTGTCATCAGCGAGCGGGGCGCCGCTCCAGTCGTGCAGGAGTTTCCGGAACCGGCGTCCCAGGAAGGCGCCGTCCTCATCGACATGGACACGGCGGGGCTCGGGGGCTGGGACGTACTCGGCGCGTACCGGCTGGGCGTGCAATACCCGTGCGTGATCCGCGGCGAAGGCGTGGGCAGGGCGCCGGACGGCCGCCGCGTGTATTTCGGCGAGCGCTCGGTGATGCCCTTCGGGGCGTGGGCCGAGCGTACGCTGGTGCCGGCCGATGAGGTCTGGGACGTGCCCGACGACGTCGACGACAAGACCGCGATCACGATGGGCATCGCCGCCACCGGCGCACTGGTGCCGCTCGAGCAAGCCAACATCCAGCGGGGTGAGCAGGTGCTGGTGCTCGGTGCGACCGGCACGCTCGGGCAGGTGGCGCTGCAACTCGCGCGCTATCTCGGCGCGGGCAGGGTCGTCGCGGCCGCACGCTCCGCCGAGACCCTGCAGCGCCTGAAGACGCGCGGGATTGCCGACGAAGTCGTGGCGCTCGGTAGCGAGAACGATGTCGCGGCGTTGAAGGACGCGGCGGGCGACGGTTTCGACGTCGTGCTCGATCTGGTGTGCGGGCAACCGATGCTCAACGCCCTCAAGGCGACCCGATGGGGCGCACGCATCATGACGATCGGCACGGGTGCGGGGCGTCAGATCAATCTCGACATCGCCGATCTGCTTTTCCGCACGCTGTCATGCGTGGGTACGGGGCAGCGTCCGCCGGCCGATCGCCGCGCGATCTGGGAGCGACTGCTGCGCATTGCACACACAGAGAATATCCAGGTCGACTACGCCGACTATACGCTGGATCAGGCTGTCGAAGCCTGGGCGTCGCAGATTGCCGGGCCGCACGCGAAGATCACCGCGCGGATCAGGGGCTGA
- a CDS encoding multidrug effflux MFS transporter, with protein sequence MLGPFSINTYLPSFGEMAVVLGTDRVALQQTVAIYFAAFAFMALWHGTISDSFGRRRVVLAGLVVYALASLGCALATQVEQLWVLRALQGFSAGAGIVIGRAVVRDLHEGPRAQRMMSQVVLMFSIAPAVAPLVGGWLQVALGWRSVFVFLCLLATSLLVAVFFGLPETLPASQRHPFNPAGVLRGYAAVLGNARFMSWALAYACMFGGFFLYVLSAPVFLMEHLGLGETDFLWMFGPATVGLMLGSALAGRLAQRWSTASTLKAGFAIMAAATLWNLAVCLVEPGGTAWYVAYLLFFNLGMSVMIPTITVRGLDCVPARRGTGSSVQLFIQTGFNAWIAAVLAPLMWNSLLSLALGAAALALCGVLGVVVAGRLSSPSEAHQ encoded by the coding sequence ATGCTCGGCCCGTTTTCGATCAACACCTACCTGCCATCCTTCGGGGAAATGGCGGTGGTGCTCGGCACGGATCGAGTCGCGTTGCAGCAGACAGTGGCGATCTACTTCGCCGCCTTTGCCTTCATGGCCCTGTGGCATGGCACGATCTCGGACTCCTTCGGGCGCCGCCGCGTGGTGCTGGCCGGTCTGGTCGTCTATGCATTGGCGTCGCTCGGATGCGCGCTTGCGACACAAGTGGAGCAGTTGTGGGTTCTGCGGGCACTCCAGGGCTTCTCGGCGGGTGCCGGGATCGTGATCGGTCGCGCCGTCGTCCGGGACCTGCATGAAGGGCCGCGTGCGCAGCGCATGATGTCGCAGGTGGTGTTGATGTTCTCGATCGCACCTGCCGTCGCTCCTTTGGTGGGCGGCTGGTTGCAGGTCGCGCTGGGCTGGCGCTCCGTATTCGTGTTCCTGTGCCTGCTTGCCACCAGCCTGCTCGTCGCCGTGTTTTTCGGATTACCGGAGACCCTGCCAGCCTCGCAGCGTCACCCGTTCAATCCGGCGGGTGTGCTTCGCGGTTACGCGGCCGTGCTCGGAAACGCGCGCTTCATGAGCTGGGCACTGGCGTATGCCTGCATGTTCGGCGGCTTCTTCCTTTACGTACTGTCTGCGCCGGTGTTCCTGATGGAGCACCTTGGCCTGGGCGAGACCGATTTCCTGTGGATGTTCGGACCTGCGACGGTGGGGCTGATGTTGGGCTCCGCGCTTGCGGGCCGCCTTGCGCAGCGCTGGTCGACGGCATCCACGCTGAAGGCCGGGTTCGCGATCATGGCTGCCGCCACTCTCTGGAATCTCGCCGTGTGCCTCGTCGAACCCGGCGGCACGGCGTGGTATGTGGCGTATCTCCTGTTCTTCAATCTGGGCATGTCGGTGATGATTCCAACGATCACGGTGCGCGGCCTGGATTGCGTACCGGCGCGCCGCGGCACCGGCTCATCGGTTCAGCTGTTCATCCAGACGGGATTCAACGCCTGGATTGCCGCGGTGCTGGCGCCACTGATGTGGAATTCGCTGCTGTCCCTCGCGCTGGGAGCCGCTGCTCTTGCCCTGTGCGGCGTCCTCGGGGTGGTCGTGGCGGGCCGCCTGTCCAGCCCCTCCGAGGCCCATCAATGA
- a CDS encoding amidohydrolase family protein, which yields MKLEELILVSIDDHAIEPPNAFARHMPARFKGREPHIEKHKGRDVWVFEGRATGYMGLNSVVGRPKEEYGMEPLGYEHMRRGTWDVQARVDDMNANGVLGSLCFPTFPGFAGQRFQQYENARDVSLAAIQAYNDWHLHDWCNAAPGRFIPMALIPWWDAQAAAAEINRMAKDGVHAISFSDNPALHGFPSIHDSYWDPVWKACADNAVVINCHIGTGVKAEHASDLSPIDAWITSMPISIANSAADWIWAPMWRKYPTLKMALSEGGIGWIPYLLERADFTHRHHKAWTNASFGGKKPSEIFKEHIITCFIEDDFGLQNLKHIGEDMVGWECDYPHSDCTWPNSPEVVWESFRHLPDETIAKVTHRNVMREYSYDPFAILGRENCTVGALRAQARAKGIDTSPTQGMGGAAPKREAGKPVTSGDINAMFKQADAETAL from the coding sequence ATGAAACTTGAAGAACTCATCCTCGTCAGCATCGACGACCACGCCATTGAACCCCCGAACGCCTTTGCGCGCCACATGCCGGCCCGCTTCAAGGGGCGCGAGCCTCACATCGAGAAGCATAAGGGGCGTGACGTGTGGGTTTTCGAAGGACGGGCAACCGGCTACATGGGCCTCAACTCGGTCGTCGGTCGCCCCAAGGAAGAGTACGGCATGGAGCCGCTCGGTTACGAACACATGAGGCGCGGCACTTGGGACGTCCAGGCGCGCGTCGACGACATGAACGCCAATGGCGTGCTCGGCTCGCTGTGTTTCCCGACCTTCCCCGGCTTCGCGGGGCAGCGCTTCCAGCAGTACGAGAACGCGCGCGACGTATCGCTCGCCGCCATCCAGGCCTACAACGACTGGCACCTGCACGACTGGTGCAACGCCGCCCCGGGGCGCTTCATCCCGATGGCGCTGATTCCCTGGTGGGATGCGCAGGCCGCCGCCGCCGAAATCAACCGCATGGCGAAGGACGGGGTGCACGCGATCTCCTTCTCCGACAACCCCGCCCTGCATGGTTTCCCGTCGATCCACGATTCGTACTGGGACCCGGTGTGGAAGGCCTGCGCGGACAACGCGGTGGTCATCAACTGCCACATCGGCACCGGCGTCAAGGCCGAGCACGCCTCCGACCTGTCGCCGATCGACGCCTGGATCACTTCGATGCCGATCTCGATCGCGAACTCGGCGGCCGACTGGATCTGGGCTCCAATGTGGAGGAAGTACCCGACGCTGAAGATGGCGCTTTCCGAGGGCGGCATCGGGTGGATTCCCTACCTCCTCGAGCGTGCGGATTTCACCCACCGGCATCACAAGGCCTGGACGAATGCCAGCTTCGGCGGCAAGAAGCCGAGCGAAATCTTCAAGGAGCACATCATCACGTGTTTCATCGAGGACGACTTCGGCCTGCAGAACCTGAAGCACATCGGTGAAGACATGGTTGGCTGGGAATGCGACTACCCGCATTCCGATTGCACCTGGCCGAATTCTCCGGAAGTAGTGTGGGAGAGCTTCAGGCACCTCCCCGACGAGACCATCGCCAAGGTCACTCACCGGAACGTGATGCGCGAATACAGCTACGACCCGTTCGCGATCCTCGGCCGCGAGAACTGCACCGTAGGCGCGCTGCGCGCGCAGGCTCGCGCCAAGGGCATCGACACCTCGCCCACGCAAGGCATGGGGGGCGCGGCACCGAAGCGGGAAGCCGGCAAACCGGTCACTTCGGGCGACATCAACGCCATGTTCAAACAGGCGGACGCCGAGACCGCACTCTGA
- a CDS encoding SDR family oxidoreductase, with translation MDFGINGRRAIVCASSRGLGKACALALAQEGCTVILNGRDEERLSLAADEIARETGVRPATVVADLDTERGRQLLLAACDEPDILVTNNGGPAPGRIEDWDHAVWLGAIEANMLSGILLIQAVVGGMRKRKFGRIVNITSAMVKSPHLPLGLSTAARAGLTAFSKALSRAVARDNVTINNLLPERIETDRLRYMIEQQATRAGCSFEEARNDMLKPVAAGRFGRPEEFAAACAFLCSMQASYISGQNLQVDGGSYSGLM, from the coding sequence ATGGATTTCGGAATCAATGGACGTCGGGCGATCGTGTGCGCCTCCTCGCGCGGCCTTGGAAAAGCCTGTGCCTTGGCGTTGGCGCAGGAAGGCTGTACGGTCATCCTCAATGGACGTGACGAGGAGCGCCTGAGCTTGGCGGCAGACGAGATCGCGCGGGAGACCGGAGTGAGGCCCGCCACCGTCGTTGCCGATCTCGATACCGAGCGAGGGCGGCAGCTTCTGCTCGCCGCATGCGATGAACCGGACATCCTCGTCACCAATAACGGCGGGCCCGCGCCCGGCAGGATCGAGGATTGGGATCACGCAGTGTGGCTGGGCGCCATCGAAGCCAACATGCTGTCCGGGATACTCCTCATCCAGGCCGTCGTGGGGGGAATGCGGAAGCGCAAGTTCGGGCGCATCGTCAATATCACCTCCGCGATGGTGAAATCGCCGCATCTCCCGCTCGGGCTTTCGACTGCCGCGCGCGCAGGATTGACGGCCTTCTCCAAGGCTTTATCGCGAGCCGTCGCGCGCGACAATGTCACGATCAATAACCTGCTGCCGGAGCGGATCGAAACCGACCGGCTGCGCTACATGATCGAACAGCAGGCGACGAGAGCCGGGTGCAGCTTCGAGGAGGCCCGGAATGACATGCTCAAGCCCGTCGCCGCAGGCAGATTCGGCCGCCCCGAGGAGTTCGCCGCCGCATGTGCGTTTCTTTGTTCAATGCAGGCTTCCTACATATCGGGACAGAACTTGCAGGTGGACGGCGGAAGCTACAGCGGGCTCATGTAA
- a CDS encoding aromatic ring-hydroxylating dioxygenase subunit alpha: MDRKSNPKLSDGTLLSDLINLETREVKMRALSDPELFELEMERIFAKTWVFLGHETEIPNKGDFVVRDMGSDSVLMARGADGEVYVSLNVCPHRGMKISTHDVGNTMTHVCIYHGWAFKPNGDFIGAPVEKECMHGKMMTKQELGLKKARVAIYGGLVFATWNIEGPSFEDFLGDAKWYFDTLWCRTDKGMEVLGPPQRFTIRANWKTACEQSASDGFHVLTLHRWLSEVGPYRKPGSEGGGGDLTPEMYGTEVYTGHAHTMRCIELDRKIRRLTGKDPSELSIKEKLEALPPPGITPEMLPEVLRRFSDDQLRVMAWRPPQVGNFFPNGLFEFVYIPSPDGVIGVMALHAYVPKGPDKLEFVNWILAEKDTPPELKAKMLRLGVQLLGTSGMVEQDDSDTWPHQTLAAKGAVSKHITMKYQSMYENNRLEGWPGPGDVGDGFTKDDTQWRWWEYWYELMTAEN, translated from the coding sequence ATGGACAGAAAATCGAACCCCAAACTCTCGGACGGCACCCTGCTTTCCGATCTGATCAACCTCGAAACCCGCGAAGTCAAGATGCGGGCGCTTTCCGATCCCGAACTGTTCGAGCTCGAGATGGAGCGCATCTTCGCCAAGACCTGGGTATTCCTGGGGCACGAAACCGAAATCCCGAACAAGGGCGATTTCGTTGTCCGCGACATGGGATCGGATTCCGTGCTGATGGCGCGCGGGGCGGACGGCGAGGTGTACGTCTCCCTCAACGTCTGCCCCCATCGGGGCATGAAGATCTCGACCCACGACGTGGGTAACACGATGACTCACGTCTGTATCTACCACGGCTGGGCATTCAAGCCGAACGGCGACTTCATCGGCGCGCCGGTCGAGAAGGAATGCATGCACGGGAAGATGATGACCAAGCAGGAACTTGGCCTGAAGAAGGCCCGCGTCGCGATCTATGGCGGCTTGGTCTTCGCGACGTGGAACATCGAGGGCCCGAGCTTCGAGGACTTCCTCGGCGACGCGAAATGGTATTTCGACACGCTCTGGTGCCGTACTGACAAGGGCATGGAAGTGCTGGGCCCCCCGCAGCGTTTCACGATCCGTGCGAACTGGAAGACCGCCTGCGAGCAGTCGGCGTCGGACGGATTCCATGTGCTGACCCTGCACCGCTGGCTGTCGGAAGTAGGCCCCTATCGCAAGCCGGGCAGCGAGGGTGGCGGCGGCGATCTGACGCCGGAGATGTACGGCACCGAGGTCTACACCGGGCACGCACACACCATGCGTTGCATCGAGCTGGACCGCAAGATCCGACGCCTGACGGGGAAGGACCCGAGCGAGTTGTCGATCAAGGAGAAACTCGAGGCGCTGCCCCCGCCGGGCATCACGCCCGAGATGCTGCCGGAAGTGCTCCGTCGCTTCAGCGATGACCAGCTGCGCGTCATGGCCTGGCGTCCGCCCCAGGTGGGCAACTTCTTTCCCAACGGGCTGTTCGAGTTCGTCTACATCCCCTCGCCCGATGGCGTGATCGGGGTCATGGCGCTGCATGCGTATGTCCCGAAGGGGCCGGACAAGCTGGAATTCGTGAACTGGATCCTGGCCGAGAAGGACACTCCGCCGGAACTGAAGGCCAAGATGCTGCGCCTTGGCGTCCAACTCCTGGGCACTTCGGGGATGGTCGAGCAGGACGATTCGGACACCTGGCCGCACCAGACGCTCGCGGCGAAGGGTGCCGTGAGCAAGCACATCACGATGAAGTATCAGTCGATGTACGAGAACAACAGGCTCGAAGGCTGGCCGGGCCCTGGCGATGTCGGCGACGGCTTCACGAAGGACGACACCCAGTGGCGCTGGTGGGAATACTGGTACGAACTGATGACTGCCGAGAACTGA
- a CDS encoding Rieske 2Fe-2S domain-containing protein, which translates to MGRWWVVALSEAVHGDKALAVTCEGEQLAVFRDGKGAVFALEDRCPHRRVPLSPGPVKAGGLQCPYHGWTFDGATGLCNDIPNLRRDERVPARYAARAFPAAEANGFIHVWRGAGTPAAVLPGASYRAAGREQTGSAVANIAFEQYLDVMLDGPECLLSFPGVHITDFFLGDPRRDGEHLVLDRGAVWKGKGNGPAFVRDHSLWVRTRVPLRGGDIRVELLSADEEPLVTIFIAASENRRGTTSLVWRGFRHATAAPLSWRWRMARAIGRAPFAIFPHIDGAAAAALEVAPSRDRRLAKTDARTPAERVVPVQERCVV; encoded by the coding sequence ATGGGACGATGGTGGGTGGTCGCGCTGTCCGAGGCGGTGCACGGTGACAAGGCGCTCGCGGTGACCTGCGAAGGCGAGCAACTCGCCGTGTTTCGCGACGGGAAGGGCGCCGTGTTCGCGCTGGAGGACCGGTGTCCGCACCGGCGTGTGCCACTGTCGCCCGGACCCGTGAAAGCCGGTGGTCTTCAGTGCCCCTACCACGGCTGGACTTTCGACGGCGCGACGGGCCTGTGCAATGACATTCCCAACCTGCGTCGCGATGAGCGGGTGCCGGCGCGTTATGCGGCGCGCGCCTTTCCGGCGGCCGAGGCGAACGGCTTCATCCACGTCTGGCGGGGGGCGGGAACGCCCGCCGCCGTATTGCCGGGCGCGTCGTATCGCGCGGCCGGTCGCGAACAGACCGGTTCAGCGGTGGCTAATATTGCGTTTGAGCAATATCTCGACGTGATGCTCGACGGCCCGGAATGCCTGCTTTCCTTCCCCGGCGTGCACATCACCGATTTCTTCCTCGGCGATCCGCGCCGCGACGGCGAGCATCTTGTCCTCGATCGAGGTGCGGTGTGGAAGGGCAAGGGAAATGGGCCAGCCTTCGTGCGAGACCATTCGCTCTGGGTACGTACTCGCGTACCGCTAAGGGGCGGTGACATTCGCGTGGAACTCCTCAGCGCCGACGAAGAGCCGCTCGTCACGATCTTCATCGCTGCCAGCGAGAACAGGCGCGGTACCACCAGTCTGGTCTGGCGCGGTTTTCGTCATGCCACGGCAGCGCCGCTGTCGTGGCGGTGGCGGATGGCGCGGGCGATCGGACGTGCTCCGTTCGCAATCTTCCCCCATATCGACGGCGCAGCCGCGGCGGCACTCGAAGTCGCACCGTCACGAGATCGCAGATTGGCGAAGACCGATGCGAGGACGCCGGCCGAGCGCGTGGTGCCGGTGCAGGAGAGATGCGTAGTATGA